The following nucleotide sequence is from Eremothecium cymbalariae DBVPG#7215 chromosome 6, complete sequence.
GccatatatttgaaattcAACGCAAAAACGCCGGGTTTAGAAACACAGTCCCAATTAACAGATCTAGACCTAACCTATGCTAAAAGGTATAAAAACTACTGGATCCCTGAAGCTTATGAATCATTAATTAGAGACGCCTTGCACGGCGATCATTCTAATTTTGTTagagatgatgaattagatgTTAGTTGGGAGCTGTTCACTCCACTATTGAGATACGTGGAAAGTGAAGACGCTCCAAGCCCTgaaatatatccatatgGTTCTAGGGGACCCAAAGACTTGACTAAATATCTGGAACGTCATCACTATGTGTTCCAAAAACAAGGTAGTTATCAGTGGCCTGTAACTTCACCTTCTGATGACTCAGCTAATTTGACTCCGAACCTATAGGCCTCATTTGATCCCCCTACCTTGCACTCCACTAccctcttcatctttaagGATAAATAACTACAAATACTAGTTACCTCTTTacctaatatatatgtccGTTGCAGCCCTGAGTCGGTTGACATACATTTATTAATGCAAGTTATTCATTCACCCTGCATTCTGTTTCAGTTTTTGttcattactattattgttaCTTATGAAAGTCTGATATTACATACATTAAAATTTTGCGTTAGAGGGAGGTTAATTCTTCTGaaattccatttttgttACAGAAGCTGTCTCCTTCAATTGGATATAATCTTGTTGTACAAAGTCCTTAAAATTGATTTTCCCATCTTTAATCATCAAATCAATGTGTTTTTTACTGACTGATAATCAGTCAAGTTCTTAATTTCAATCTCTTTTAACAATGTCGACAAAAACATAGGTACCATGCTCAAGTCCTCATTGTGATTGATTAAATAGTCAACTGTTTCAATTGCTAAGAAATAATTTTCTCCCTCATTTTCAGCAAAAGCATCTTGGTAATTATTGTGGATAACACCAGCTGGCTGTTCCTGATAATTTACAGCTGGTGTCTCTTGATATAAAATATTCGGAGCAATAACTGTTGAGAGATTGTGGATATCCATCTTTGATCCGATTTGGTGATCGACATGTGAAAATGAAGATGTccaatgaagaaaagaaagaagtaCTTCTGCAACATTACGATGAGCCCTTGGCAATAGTGTGTAAAGAATAGGGAAAATCCTTTGTCCTTCTATTTTTGAATCTAGTTTTGCAGCTTGAATCCACAAATCATACATCACAAATGTGAGTAGCGGTATTGGAAGTTCtcttaaaaacttcttgaGAAGTGCGGAAAGCTGGATAGCATTCTCGCTGGATAAATCAGGTACTCCAGAAGGATTTTCATCTATATCAGCAGATAGCTCTTTTAGTCTTCTGATATTACCATTCTTTCTAAAAATCCCTTCTACACACATATCCATCTGACGCAAATTGGAAATCAATTCATCCACTAGAAGGGGTATACGTACTTTTGCAGGTCCAGAACTCAAATCGGAATCTACCCCCCATCTCTCACAAAGCACATCTAAAGgtgttccaaatattttcctATATCTTGTATTCTTGTTATCCTTACCTCCTTTAAACAATTTATTCCAAAACCCACCTGAAATATTAGGGGCTTTAGGTGAGGGAGGAATCAACTTGTTTATACAAGCCTCAGAAACATTCAAGCCATTATTCCCATTGGCTAAAAGCGCCAATGCAACAAGCTGTAACTTGTGACACTGGTCGAATGATAATTCTGAGTAATAAATACCACTCTTTTTTGCAATAAAGGTAGTAGTCTCATCATCTGATTCTTTTATTCTCATGAAATGAGTAAAAGCGTTAGGCCTAAGCTCCCTGGCTTGTTCAGCAGCAACAATCCTAGAGATATCATCCAAAGTCAGTGATTGTTGCCCATTGAACATTTTGGGATCAGAAGACGTTGAAGGATTTGATCCTTCTGTTTCAATGACAAGTGATTTATTGTTAATTTCGGATTTGGACTGGTTGTTGACATCTAACTCTGGAGTTTTTAAAACTCTGGACTTCCTCGCATCTTGTTTATTGTTTGTTATTCGAACGCTTTGCCTTCCCGATTTGAGCCTCTTGATATCATTCAAAGTCCGAATATAAGTCTGTTGCATTGATATAGTCTCCTTGATAGAATTGCTTCTTTGCATCACTTcttgatttttcatctgCAAGGCCATAACTACTCTGGACCGTACTAATGCTATTTTCATTAAGAAAATAAGTTGGCTTAATTTGCTAACAAGTTTGAAACCAACCTTAGAATCGGGATCATCGATAGAACATTGAGCGCAAAGTACTTTTCCGTTCACCTTATTATAGGTAGCATCCTCAACATCATATGGCTGAATAACTCTCGCACAATTAGAACACTGAAAACATTTTATATGCCATCTATGTTCCTGAAATCTAATGCATTCCTCTTGTACATATTTCTGACATATAGCACAGCAGTCAGTGGCATTTATTGTTACATTGATGTAATCAAATGGCGAATTTTGATAtgtttcatttttcttaACTTCACGCAGAAATTTGATTAAAGCGTTTGACGTATGAACCTTCTTATTGTGTTCCAGTGCATTAAACAGTCCATTGCGcaataataacttcaaaaaatgagCTAAGCCAGTAATCACAGACATAAATGATCCAACATTGACTTCCTTCATTTTAGAAGCTGAACCCATTTTCCTTAATAGTTGCAGATAAATCATTAATTTAGTTGAAAGATTTCTAGGAAATTTGGAATACTTAATATCTGTATGCCCTGCTGGGTCAGATTCAGGTGTGGTCAATGTGGAATCATTGGGAGATTCATTTTTGGGTTTTATAATAGTATACTGACCTACGGATTCTAAGAAATCTAGTGCTTTAAACAAACACTccaattttaaaacaaatagCGCCGCTGCATCAACTCCCTTGAACTGGTCGTAACTTGTTAAGTATTGAAACATGTCAGAAACACAATAGGCCGACTCTTCTTCAAACCGATACAATACATTCCATGTTTTGCTAATAATAGCTGATAATGTGTTAGTATATGTTTCCATCTCATCCTCAGTAGGATTGGTGTCATCGGTATTCGGCGTTGCATCCTTCGGTGGTATATCTAAAGAAGGAATTCCAACAGCTTCTGCAGGAACGCTAACATGCCAGTATTTATGAATACCGTAACACTCCGGGTGCCAGCAATGAATTTCTTCGCCACGGGGAAATTCAATGTATTGATCTGATATCGGGTAGTTGCATCCCTTGCATCGTTTTGAGAAGTATTTCAGGAAATGATACTTGCAGTATAACTCGTCATTATAATGGAAACATGACGTGGCTTTGCATTTGGTACCACACACAGTACAACAGAAATGTTCTTCATCATAAAGCTTCCCAAATGTATTATAGTATACTCCACTCAGAGGCTTGTTACAAACATAACACAGTAACTTGTTCCTGGTGAAATAGTCTTGTTGACATAATAAGACTACTTCTGAAGTTTCAGGTAATTGATAAGGGAAAAATTTCGGCCGGCATAATGTTCCACAGTCATAACAAACCAAGCAATTCTCATGATAATACTCTCCGAGCGCCTTCAGGGAATTTTGCGTGATCATTTCACCACATTGTTTACAGATCTTAGTTTTATGAGATGATGTGGCTGGTTTTTGTTCAAAGGAGGACGCCATGGGGTTAACTGACAAGTTATGTTTATAGCTAAGATTATCACGTTCTGCCACTAACAATTTGGGTCGCTGGATATTGGTCATGAAAAGATAAGAGGTTTATATTATCTTGACTTTTCCTTTGTAGAGTCGTAACCGTTAAGCAATATAAAACAATAGACGGTAAAACACCTGAaagaataacaaaaaaaccGTTCGGTTGTTTGAAGCAAATATTATAAGTCTTTCTCTATAATACCCTGAAtatgaattgaaaaaggcACGCCAGCTAACAGACTCTCAGTTTACTTGTTCTTGAAGATACCACTAGTACGTTGACTAAGTTCTTTTATGTTGTCCAGTGATGACGCAAGAGACCGTTCGTATATAATGATGTACACATGTTGCTGGACCAAAGCCCTCCTTTATTATCCCAAACAACTACATACCAGCGTACCAATAAAAATCACTGGTCTTATTAAGCTTGTTCCCCTGAACGCTTCGAAGATTGTTTATACTTGTCCTGCATATATACCAATTGTTCATGATCCATTTGATTGGAAATACCTTGTAAGGTCTTCGATATGGCCTCTGTTGCTCCAATCATAGGTCTAATAAATGCGATTGGAGTTGCGCGTGCAAACGCGGTTGCCGCATCTTGAGCTGTAAAAGACTGTTTTACCTCTCTGTGAGCTCGTTTCATGGCTCCGTATGCGATGTTGAAGTTCTTCCCTAGAGAACCGTACGCCTCTTGAACACCATTTTGAGCATTCAATGGTTGATCTGCATACAAACTTATCACTTTCAGAGATTCATGTTCATCCTCATCGTATACAAGTAGATTAACGGGACTCTTGTTACGCGGATTTGATTTACTGAATAGGTTTGTTTCCTCATGTTGAGCCGCCACGTAGCTTCTTTGCTGGTCATCTTCCTGAGGCCTTCCATTCATGCCCCTCGCGCGGGAACCCTGGCCTCCAAAGAACTCCTCTGTATTTTCAAGGATAGTTTGGGTCCCAGAAGCCATTCTAACGCCCAGTCGGATTAATTCACCACTGGTTGTCTTAATAAAATCACGGGCACCCTTTTGCAAACTCCGTGTTAGTCTTTGGTCTTGTTGGTATTCCTTGATCGGTACAGTGACTAGCGCTTTCACACCAGAGCCAAGTGTTATGATTGACTTCAGCGGAGCTACACCCTTAAGAACTCCAGACAACTGAAACCTTGTTATATCTGGTGTCCATATATTGGATAAGCAGCCATTGAGTGCCTGTAGACCATCAACTCCATATAATACCACCCTTTTTAAGGTTATCTTTGCACCATCCAAGGTAAAGAAATTCATAAATTCAGCGGTATGGCCGGATTTCAAACCGACATAATCAAGCTTTTTGGGTTTGTAGTCTAGTATAATGTCAACCGAATTTACCTCAAATCTTTgaatgtatattatatcagGATATTTGTCAATCAACTCGAACCTTCTATCTTTAAATTCGCCAAACCTCGTTAAAAAGTCTAAAGTATCTTGGTCAACATGTAATCTTAATGGCAGAATGTTAGCAGTGATTATGACTTCAGTCGCATAAAGGAAATCAATTGGCCTAACTAGAGTAAATAGAAGTGAAAACATCGgtgaattattttttcGGCCCTTCTTCAAGATTGTAACAAACTTATTCCACGTTGAAGTGGGAACATTATCTATAATCTCAAATGTTTCAACATCCACTTCTGTTCTGTTTAATATATCAGCTGACCAGtcagcttcttcttctgtaGGCTCATCAACTTCGTAACCAGTAAATTTTACATTTGTATTGATGAGTTCAATCAGGATCTTGTGATTTTTAGATGGGCGGAGTTTCATCTTGGACACCGAAGTTTCAAATCCATTATCAGGATCTGCATgaatgttattattaacaatCTTCTTGATATTTGACTCTGAGGATGCATACAAATAAATAGAATCGAATAAGCTTGCTTCAACTCTAGCAGGCTCAATTTGCTTTTGAACCTCGTCTTCCATGTCTTCGACAACTTTCGATATAGACTTACGAGTATATATCCAGTCATAACCATCATGAAGCTTTATAGAAGCTTTCTTAATCGAAGCCTTAACCACTATGGATACCAATGCAGAAGTCTCAATATCGGATTCTGACGAAACAGGCAACCCACTTTTACCAAAGTGACTTTCCTCGAGCCTTAAAACTGATTTTACATCGGTAGGAGATGACTCCTCGGACTCCTCTGTAATGTGTACCACAGAAAAGCTATCATTAGTATTATCGATAAAATCATCGAATATATGCATATCGTTAAAATCAAGTCTCAACATTGGCAGCCTTTTTGAAACGAAAaaattatcatcaacatcttgAAATACAGGAACATGAGATATTTCAGTCCTatacttcttttcatcAGGAAAGGATACTGGTGGTTTTAAATCAGTTAAAGTTTGCAACAAACATTGAAATGAATCAGCGCAAAGAGATAAATCGACACGATCAATATCAACACTTATAGAGACTTTTCTTTCCTCCTTAGATACGAGAGTACTAATTGTAGTGGCCCTTCCTACTGTAGTAAACCCACATTTTGTGTAATAAGCACTAATCGAACTCCATACCTCAGTGCTGCCTAACTTCATATTAGATAGATCATCGATTAACATAAACGTTGCTGTGCGAAGTATGACTTTAGAATCAGCAGCAGGTATCTGTAGGTCTGTCATACAACGACTTACGCAAACAACCAAAGCAGTATCTAACCTATACGGTTTCATCATAATTGCACAGTCATGAAGCTTTACTTCAATTCGTTGTTGAGTCAAGTTTGTCACTTTTTCATGCCTATCACTAGAAGTAGATGCATTATTAAACTTATTATCAGCTAAAACATCCAGCCATTTGGCATAGTAATGGATACAAacattccaaatattcaactttattttCCAGTTTTCAAACTTCTGCAAAAATAATGCTGGCTTTGTCCTATCATTAGCCTTTATGGGCTCTAGAAATCTCTGCTTGGCTCCAGACGTACATCTATAACCTTCGATGGTTGATGCATGGAAAATTATGGTGTTATCAGTATTCAAGGATAAAAGGCACGAATTAAGAGCGACGCttatttttccaaatgatGGAAGAGAAGTAAAAAGCACTGAAACGGAAATTTCGCTGACTAAGAAAaccatatttgaaaatacatTTTGTTTGTGGATAATACTGGATGGATTCATGATACGGACACTCTTATTTAGAAGTGTCTGAGGaacttcaactttattGTTGATGTACGGTTTAACAATATCCGAATACTCCACTATTCCACTAATAACATCTTTAAGGTCATTTTCTGAACAATTAACCCGTATACCTCCAATACTTCCTTGTTGTTTAGAGGTAATCAAAGTTTCAGAAAGCTTCAGATTGTATGAATTGACTTTAAAATGATTCACGTTGCTTCCAAACTTAATATCCGAAATCTGAGCGATGGATTTACTCTTGGAACCTATAATTTTTGTAAAAACGATCGATTCAATGGAAAGCGAATGTAATGGTAACTGGTATGAGATTGGTTGAATATTCGCACGTAAGATACAGTCATTTAATTGTAAGTCTAAGAAAACATTCTTTGATTTGACATACATGTTTAATTCCTGTTGGGGATATTCCTGAGAATGACTATCAAATTTCGTATATGATTTGATCAATGACTCAAGTCTACTCACGGTTAACAGTATTAAATTGACAAAATTTGGAGTCAATGAAATAGTcacatcttcatctaaGGATAGTGTGTTATAGTTATTCTTTCCATCTGCGGTGAAATACACTAATGGTTTGTTACTTTGATTGTCTAGATGAAATAATTGCTTATTTTGTTCTAAAATACCAAAAGCGTTAATGAAAGCGGTACAATTACCACCAGCACCATTTTTAAAGTCCATATCATCCAATATTATCTTCATATCTGAAGGAAAGATGAGACTTAGATGGCTTAAATGCACTTCAGTAATCTTTAATTCCTCTTCGATGTTTTGTTCCACCTTAAACCTCTTGTAGTTCCGAAGTTTGTCCGAGGGTTCAGTATTAGAAACCGGTTGCTTGAGTTCTGTCAAAAACTGCAGGATTGTATTAAGAACAGACTTATCCATCCCAAAAATCGtatcaaagaaaatttGGACAGTGCCAATGGATACAGCAGTGTCATGAATATGCATGTCGTCAATTGAGGAAATCCCCTGGAAGGTTATATTAATCGTATCTAACTTGGCTACTTTTCGTCCATTCATAGAAATTTCAGGTCGTGAACTTTTCGTTAATTTGGGGATCGAATCCATTGCACTCATATAAATAGAAGCCAGTACGCTGTTTGAGACCACATCATCAGATTCATCTAAGGTAGAGATTTCTGAATGTGAAACAGATACACCTTTAACGTTAACTCGCCGGCAACTGCCAATTGTCAGAAATTCAGCACTTTCTATCATAATCTGCAGACAATCATCATCAGGTAGTATCATCTGTATATTAATGTGTGTTAATTTGATAGTCAAATTAGCAAGTGTCATTTCCAATACTTTATTTCTCATGGCACTGAGAGCAGATGGGGAATAGAaaactttggaaaaatctCCACTCTCACAGCTACTATGTGTcaatatatcatcatcatcaatattatcGGTAAGTGGATGTATCATTGAATTGGTGAGATCCATCACACTTTTAGCTAATGACATTGCAATATCTTTAGAACATGATTCATTTAAAACCTCCAATCCTATCACAAAGGTGACTCCTTCACCGTTGATATCTAGACCACCAGATACAGCAAGTTTCAGGTCCAATTCCGCTATATGGCCAGTTCTAATGGAAATATTAGGAACCGATATATTATCTACATCAAGTTGGAGATCATGGAAGGCAAAGTGGGAGCGACATCCTAATGAGACATCCAAATTGCTGGTGTCGATATGggaaaatattgatatttgttgaagtacATATATTAGCAGCCTTTTCTGCACGTTCTGAGGTAACCAGGATGACATATTGCCGTTGTGAATACAGAAGGAGTGGATTGTACAATA
It contains:
- the LRG1 gene encoding GTPase-activating protein LRG1 (similar to Ashbya gossypii ABL207W); translated protein: MTNIQRPKLLVAERDNLSYKHNLSVNPMASSFEQKPATSSHKTKICKQCGEMITQNSLKALGEYYHENCLVCYDCGTLCRPKFFPYQLPETSEVVLLCQQDYFTRNKLLCYVCNKPLSGVYYNTFGKLYDEEHFCCTVCGTKCKATSCFHYNDELYCKYHFLKYFSKRCKGCNYPISDQYIEFPRGEEIHCWHPECYGIHKYWHVSVPAEAVGIPSLDIPPKDATPNTDDTNPTEDEMETYTNTLSAIISKTWNVLYRFEEESAYCVSDMFQYLTSYDQFKGVDAAALFVLKLECLFKALDFLESVGQYTIIKPKNESPNDSTLTTPESDPAGHTDIKYSKFPRNLSTKLMIYLQLLRKMGSASKMKEVNVGSFMSVITGLAHFLKLLLRNGLFNALEHNKKVHTSNALIKFLREVKKNETYQNSPFDYINVTINATDCCAICQKYVQEECIRFQEHRWHIKCFQCSNCARVIQPYDVEDATYNKVNGKVLCAQCSIDDPDSKVGFKLVSKLSQLIFLMKIALVRSRVVMALQMKNQEVMQRSNSIKETISMQQTYIRTLNDIKRLKSGRQSVRITNNKQDARKSRVLKTPELDVNNQSKSEINNKSLVIETEGSNPSTSSDPKMFNGQQSLTLDDISRIVAAEQARELRPNAFTHFMRIKESDDETTTFIAKKSGIYYSELSFDQCHKLQLVALALLANGNNGLNVSEACINKLIPPSPKAPNISGGFWNKLFKGGKDNKNTRYRKIFGTPLDVLCERWGVDSDLSSGPAKVRIPLLVDELISNLRQMDMCVEGIFRKNGNIRRLKELSADIDENPSGVPDLSSENAIQLSALLKKFLRELPIPLLTFVMYDLWIQAAKLDSKIEGQRIFPILYTLLPRAHRNVAEVLLSFLHWTSSFSHVDHQIGSKMDIHNLSTVIAPNILYQETPAVNYQEQPAGVIHNNYQDAFAENEGENYFLAIETVDYLINHNEDLSMVPMFLSTLLKEIEIKNLTDYQSVKNTLI
- the ATG2 gene encoding Atg2p (similar to Ashbya gossypii ABL208W), encoding MSSWLPQNVQKRLLIYVLQQISIFSHIDTSNLDVSLGCRSHFAFHDLQLDVDNISVPNISIRTGHIAELDLKLAVSGGLDINGEGVTFVIGLEVLNESCSKDIAMSLAKSVMDLTNSMIHPLTDNIDDDDILTHSSCESGDFSKVFYSPSALSAMRNKVLEMTLANLTIKLTHINIQMILPDDDCLQIMIESAEFLTIGSCRRVNVKGVSVSHSEISTLDESDDVVSNSVLASIYMSAMDSIPKLTKSSRPEISMNGRKVAKLDTINITFQGISSIDDMHIHDTAVSIGTVQIFFDTIFGMDKSVLNTILQFLTELKQPVSNTEPSDKLRNYKRFKVEQNIEEELKITEVHLSHLSLIFPSDMKIILDDMDFKNGAGGNCTAFINAFGILEQNKQLFHLDNQSNKPLVYFTADGKNNYNTLSLDEDVTISLTPNFVNLILLTVSRLESLIKSYTKFDSHSQEYPQQELNMYVKSKNVFLDLQLNDCILRANIQPISYQLPLHSLSIESIVFTKIIGSKSKSIAQISDIKFGSNVNHFKVNSYNLKLSETLITSKQQGSIGGIRVNCSENDLKDVISGIVEYSDIVKPYINNKVEVPQTLLNKSVRIMNPSSIIHKQNVFSNMVFLVSEISVSVLFTSLPSFGKISVALNSCLLSLNTDNTIIFHASTIEGYRCTSGAKQRFLEPIKANDRTKPALFLQKFENWKIKLNIWNVCIHYYAKWLDVLADNKFNNASTSSDRHEKVTNLTQQRIEVKLHDCAIMMKPYRLDTALVVCVSRCMTDLQIPAADSKVILRTATFMLIDDLSNMKLGSTEVWSSISAYYTKCGFTTVGRATTISTLVSKEERKVSISVDIDRVDLSLCADSFQCLLQTLTDLKPPVSFPDEKKYRTEISHVPVFQDVDDNFFVSKRLPMLRLDFNDMHIFDDFIDNTNDSFSVVHITEESEESSPTDVKSVLRLEESHFGKSGLPVSSESDIETSALVSIVVKASIKKASIKLHDGYDWIYTRKSISKVVEDMEDEVQKQIEPARVEASLFDSIYLYASSESNIKKIVNNNIHADPDNGFETSVSKMKLRPSKNHKILIELINTNVKFTGYEVDEPTEEEADWSADILNRTEVDVETFEIIDNVPTSTWNKFVTILKKGRKNNSPMFSLLFTLVRPIDFLYATEVIITANILPLRLHVDQDTLDFLTRFGEFKDRRFELIDKYPDIIYIQRFEVNSVDIILDYKPKKLDYVGLKSGHTAEFMNFFTLDGAKITLKRVVLYGVDGLQALNGCLSNIWTPDITRFQLSGVLKGVAPLKSIITLGSGVKALVTVPIKEYQQDQRLTRSLQKGARDFIKTTSGELIRLGVRMASGTQTILENTEEFFGGQGSRARGMNGRPQEDDQQRSYVAAQHEETNLFSKSNPRNKSPVNLLVYDEDEHESLKVISLYADQPLNAQNGVQEAYGSLGKNFNIAYGAMKRAHREVKQSFTAQDAATAFARATPIAFIRPMIGATEAISKTLQGISNQMDHEQLVYMQDKYKQSSKRSGEQA